In Cloacibacterium caeni, a single window of DNA contains:
- the cdd gene encoding cytidine deaminase: protein MEKELRIKFSQIERNELSDIEKTLHEAAINARKNAYAPYSHFNVGCAVLLENGEIVTGNNQENAAYPSGLCAERVTVFNIGANYPNVKIKKLYVIGGPSREETFTTPTPPCGACRQSLLEYETKQNEPIEIYFSGIDGAVYKCDSIKDLLPFSFDASFL, encoded by the coding sequence ATGGAAAAAGAATTAAGAATTAAATTTTCTCAAATAGAAAGAAACGAACTTTCAGACATAGAGAAAACCCTTCATGAAGCAGCTATCAATGCTAGAAAAAACGCTTATGCTCCCTATTCTCATTTCAATGTAGGTTGCGCTGTTCTTCTGGAAAACGGAGAAATTGTTACAGGTAACAACCAAGAAAACGCAGCTTATCCTTCTGGTTTATGTGCAGAAAGAGTCACAGTTTTTAATATAGGTGCCAATTATCCGAACGTAAAAATTAAAAAATTATACGTTATTGGTGGACCTTCTAGAGAAGAGACTTTTACTACTCCTACTCCACCTTGTGGTGCATGTAGACAGAGTTTATTAGAATATGAGACAAAGCAAAATGAGCCGATAGAAATTTATTTTTCTGGAATTGATGGAGCGGTTTATAAATGTGATTCGATTAAAGATTTACTTCCGTTCTCATTTGATGCTTCTTTTTTATAA
- a CDS encoding TonB-dependent receptor, whose translation MKKNLIFAGMLFVTGISQLSAQEKEEKLIPEVTIAAKAKQQLHKTGKNVQLLTSKDLEKFKGQNAAEILNQVSGYQITGNFNNGPEPKSLKIRGGKLANVLILVDGIPLKDVTGNDYTATDLRLFASENIESIEILNGASSVLYGSNATVSVINIKTKKSSQQALEGRIGARIGSFGTFGQNLSAQGKINQWNYQFSGSNEKSDGISAALGENFDKDGFEKQNANATVGYSTQNFNVNVNAGYQHHYYDFDNGAFDDGKYKGNDTQKFSGLNAQYSYEKGNITFNSRISANERIVRNLNNNTYQDQYSYQGQNIFAELYNQTQFSEHINFVAGIQYETQNLGYKSLPWGGTSMQNVLTLGETEISNFDVFANANLAYQIFHLDLGARLNNHSKYDNHFVYSVNPFILTDLDDKFLKIGYSYATAFIAPTLYQSYGSLPYVLPNFDLKPETNASHELDFSFGKKDRTFVVNASVFSRKEKDVFVYNWDNRKFLNVESNKVKGVELGIQYHFNEKVNVGGNFSFAEKDNPATRLRSPKQRANAFLEILPIKNNRINISYQYTSKRNDAFYDTSSFSTKNVELEAFHLFNLNINQKITKSLDTYLNVGNVLNTSYTDVIGFTTKPRNITLGVEYKF comes from the coding sequence ATGAAGAAAAACTTAATCTTCGCAGGAATGCTCTTTGTGACGGGAATTTCACAATTGTCAGCTCAAGAAAAAGAAGAAAAACTAATTCCAGAAGTTACCATCGCAGCAAAAGCTAAACAACAACTTCACAAAACAGGTAAAAATGTACAACTCCTTACTTCTAAAGATTTAGAAAAATTCAAAGGACAAAACGCTGCAGAAATCCTTAACCAAGTCTCTGGTTATCAAATTACTGGAAACTTCAACAATGGTCCAGAACCGAAATCTCTAAAAATTAGAGGTGGAAAACTAGCCAACGTTTTGATTTTAGTAGATGGAATTCCGTTAAAAGACGTTACCGGAAATGATTATACCGCTACAGACCTTAGACTTTTTGCTTCAGAAAATATAGAATCTATAGAAATTCTGAATGGAGCATCTTCGGTTTTATATGGTTCTAATGCTACCGTTTCTGTGATTAATATTAAAACTAAAAAATCTTCTCAACAAGCTTTAGAAGGAAGAATTGGAGCAAGAATTGGAAGTTTCGGAACTTTTGGACAAAATTTGAGCGCTCAAGGGAAAATCAATCAATGGAATTATCAATTCTCTGGTTCTAATGAAAAATCAGACGGAATTTCGGCAGCTCTTGGAGAAAATTTCGATAAAGATGGTTTTGAAAAGCAAAATGCAAATGCTACTGTAGGTTACAGTACTCAAAATTTCAATGTAAATGTAAACGCTGGTTATCAACATCATTATTATGATTTTGACAATGGCGCTTTTGATGATGGAAAATACAAAGGCAATGACACGCAAAAATTCAGCGGACTCAATGCTCAATATTCATACGAAAAAGGAAATATCACGTTCAATTCTAGAATTTCTGCGAATGAAAGAATCGTGAGAAATCTCAACAATAATACCTATCAAGACCAATACAGCTATCAAGGTCAAAATATTTTTGCAGAATTGTACAATCAGACTCAATTTTCGGAGCATATTAATTTCGTAGCGGGAATTCAGTATGAAACTCAGAATTTAGGTTATAAATCTTTACCTTGGGGCGGAACTTCCATGCAAAATGTATTGACTCTAGGCGAAACCGAAATCAGTAATTTTGATGTTTTTGCCAATGCAAATTTAGCCTATCAAATTTTTCATTTGGATTTAGGAGCTCGATTGAACAATCATTCTAAATATGACAATCACTTTGTTTACAGCGTAAATCCATTTATTTTAACAGATTTAGACGATAAATTCTTAAAAATAGGCTATTCTTATGCCACTGCATTTATCGCACCTACTCTATATCAATCTTACGGTTCACTGCCCTATGTTTTGCCAAATTTTGATTTAAAACCAGAAACCAATGCTTCGCATGAATTGGATTTCAGTTTTGGAAAGAAAGACAGAACATTTGTAGTGAATGCAAGTGTTTTCAGTAGAAAAGAAAAAGATGTTTTCGTGTATAATTGGGATAATAGGAAATTTTTAAACGTAGAAAGCAATAAAGTAAAGGGTGTAGAATTAGGAATTCAATATCATTTTAATGAAAAAGTAAATGTAGGTGGTAATTTCTCTTTCGCTGAAAAAGACAATCCTGCAACAAGATTACGTTCACCGAAACAAAGAGCTAATGCTTTTTTAGAAATTTTACCGATTAAAAACAACAGAATCAATATTTCTTATCAATATACCTCAAAAAGAAATGATGCGTTCTATGATACCAGTAGTTTTAGTACAAAAAACGTAGAATTAGAAGCGTTCCATTTGTTTAACCTCAATATCAATCAGAAAATCACCAAATCTCTAGATACTTATTTAAACGTAGGAAACGTATTGAATACCAGTTATACAGATGTCATCGGTTTTACTACAAAACCTAGAAATATAACTTTAGGAGTTGAATATAAATTTTAA
- a CDS encoding YihY/virulence factor BrkB family protein — protein sequence MLGISLWEMFNIYVRGVFKNRLIAKASAISWSFFLSLFPFLLFLLSILPYLPHYDKLQFYIFEVLMHNVFPAHMHADVTNYITKSIVPNMKSISNFTIIFALIFATNGTFSLIDGFNDHTEEKRTDVYEYILSFFITIGFIAIIFLALFGVYYSEVVLKLFTPQYDISWFVDNLSKIIGFVSFPLFYFLLLALFYWVGTAKITRFRQSLPGAFFTTVVFVITTYFFAVYVSKFARYNVLYGSIGSIILLMVWVNLNVILLLLGNELNIAIRKLRIEKILADEMKHEVEEYHHEIENLPDASSEHTVKLNSDKKS from the coding sequence ATGTTAGGCATTTCTCTTTGGGAAATGTTTAATATCTATGTAAGAGGAGTTTTTAAAAACCGATTAATTGCGAAAGCTTCTGCCATTTCGTGGAGTTTCTTTTTAAGTTTATTCCCATTTTTATTGTTTTTGCTTTCCATTTTGCCTTATTTACCGCATTATGACAAGCTTCAGTTTTATATTTTTGAAGTATTGATGCATAATGTTTTTCCTGCGCACATGCATGCAGATGTTACGAATTACATTACCAAAAGTATCGTTCCTAATATGAAGAGCATCAGTAATTTCACGATTATTTTTGCTTTGATTTTTGCAACCAACGGAACTTTTTCTCTCATTGATGGATTTAATGACCACACCGAAGAAAAACGAACCGATGTTTATGAATATATTTTGTCTTTTTTCATCACGATTGGTTTTATTGCGATTATCTTTTTAGCGCTTTTCGGCGTGTATTATTCTGAGGTCGTTCTCAAACTTTTTACGCCACAATACGATATTTCTTGGTTTGTAGATAATTTATCGAAAATCATTGGTTTTGTTTCCTTTCCATTGTTTTATTTCTTGTTGTTGGCATTGTTTTATTGGGTAGGAACAGCCAAAATTACCAGATTCAGACAATCACTTCCTGGAGCGTTTTTCACCACTGTAGTATTTGTGATTACTACGTATTTCTTTGCGGTTTATGTAAGTAAATTTGCCAGATATAATGTTTTATACGGTTCTATTGGTTCGATTATTTTATTAATGGTTTGGGTGAATTTAAATGTGATTTTACTTCTTTTAGGAAATGAATTGAATATTGCTATCAGAAAACTCAGAATTGAGAAAATTTTGGCAGATGAAATGAAACATGAAGTAGAAGAATATCACCACGAAATCGAAAATTTACCAGATGCAAGTTCTGAACATACTGTTAAATTAAATTCTGATAAAAAATCATAA
- the rlmH gene encoding 23S rRNA (pseudouridine(1915)-N(3))-methyltransferase RlmH has protein sequence MKINLLCIGKTDDKEIKNLINYYLTRLPRHWNFEITEIPDVKNARNLTSDLLKKEEAKLFINQIENTDLVVLLDEKGKQFTSREFAQKLDSYQNNSIKKICFLVGGAYGFSEEMYQRANEKISISKMTFTHQMIRLFFVEQIYRADQILQGKPYHND, from the coding sequence ATGAAAATTAATTTACTCTGCATAGGCAAAACTGACGATAAAGAAATTAAAAATCTCATCAATTACTATCTTACAAGACTTCCCAGACATTGGAATTTCGAAATTACAGAAATTCCAGATGTTAAAAATGCTAGAAATCTCACGTCTGATTTGCTTAAAAAAGAAGAAGCTAAATTATTTATCAACCAAATAGAAAACACAGATTTGGTAGTGCTTTTAGATGAAAAAGGAAAACAATTTACCAGCAGAGAATTTGCTCAAAAATTAGATTCTTATCAAAATAATTCTATCAAAAAAATCTGTTTTTTAGTGGGTGGAGCTTATGGTTTTTCAGAAGAAATGTATCAAAGAGCAAACGAAAAAATCTCCATTTCTAAAATGACTTTCACGCATCAAATGATTCGATTATTTTTTGTAGAACAGATTTACCGAGCAGACCAAATCCTACAAGGAAAACCGTATCATAATGACTGA
- a CDS encoding phosphatase PAP2 family protein, which yields MEEIILEDKQAMIFLNNLGSSTFDPFWILVSEKWFWIPLYVVFLYFLYKNFNKKSLFYILLFVALGITASDQIANIFKFGFERLRPCHDPSLEGLLREVKCGGKFGFYSAHSSNSFFVATYLTILLGKKIKQLPYFLFVWAAIVAYSRVYLGMHFPGDIIVGAIMGILLALFFGTLAKKVIKKSEVTTQDS from the coding sequence ATGGAAGAAATTATTTTAGAAGACAAACAAGCCATGATTTTCCTAAACAATTTAGGAAGTTCTACTTTTGATCCGTTCTGGATTTTGGTTTCAGAAAAATGGTTCTGGATTCCGCTTTATGTTGTTTTTTTATATTTTTTGTATAAAAATTTCAATAAAAAATCATTGTTCTACATATTGCTTTTTGTAGCATTAGGAATTACAGCTTCTGACCAAATCGCTAATATTTTTAAATTTGGATTTGAGCGATTAAGACCTTGTCATGACCCATCGTTAGAAGGTTTGTTGAGAGAAGTAAAATGCGGTGGAAAATTCGGGTTTTATTCTGCGCACTCGTCTAATTCTTTTTTTGTAGCGACTTATCTTACCATACTTTTAGGCAAAAAAATAAAACAATTGCCCTATTTTCTATTTGTTTGGGCAGCTATCGTTGCATACAGTAGAGTCTATCTCGGAATGCATTTTCCTGGAGATATCATAGTAGGTGCCATCATGGGAATTCTTTTGGCTTTATTCTTTGGAACTTTAGCAAAAAAAGTCATCAAAAAGTCAGAAGTTACAACTCAAGACTCATAA
- a CDS encoding Sec-independent protein translocase subunit TatA/TatB, which yields MELSFGEMLMIALVIVVLFGPNKIPEIARGLGQGVRKMKDAMEDVKSEIMKETDNPVSEIKREIEKVKKAAQEYDPTEKIKQELDLRKQIEGKSSDELIQESKEEINKLSDEYQGPVSR from the coding sequence ATGGAACTAAGTTTTGGAGAAATGCTGATGATTGCTTTGGTAATCGTCGTTTTATTTGGACCTAATAAAATCCCTGAAATTGCAAGAGGATTAGGACAAGGAGTGCGTAAAATGAAAGATGCGATGGAAGATGTGAAATCGGAAATCATGAAGGAAACAGATAATCCAGTCTCGGAAATAAAGCGCGAAATAGAAAAAGTAAAAAAAGCAGCTCAAGAATACGATCCTACCGAAAAAATTAAACAAGAATTAGATTTAAGAAAACAAATCGAAGGGAAATCTTCTGATGAATTGATTCAAGAATCTAAAGAAGAAATCAATAAATTGAGCGACGAATATCAAGGCCCCGTTTCAAGATAA
- a CDS encoding TCR/Tet family MFS transporter, producing MKNSNKTAAIWFIFITLIIDITGWGIVIPVVPKLIEELINGDVSEASKYGGWLSFLYAFMQFLFAPVLGNLSDNYGRRPVILFSLLGFSINFFIQAWAPTIFWLFVGRIFSGITGASITTASAYIADISDDSNRSKNFGMIGAAFGLGFIIGPVIGGLLGQFGSRVPFYAAAVLCLVNFAYGYFILPESLGKEHRRPFEWKRANPVGSLLKVRTHPEILKLFIAWFLVYLASHAVQTNWAYFTMYKFAWDEKTVGISLGVMGAFTAFVQGFLIRKVHPKLGSERSILYGITFYCTGMLLFAFAQKEWMMYAILAIYCLGGIAGPALQSVISSKVSPKEQGDLQGALTSVISITSIIGPLLMTQIFYFFTHPDAKIKLLTLELKPPFQFSGAPFFLGFVLMAVSAYFVYYVFHRKK from the coding sequence ATGAAAAATTCGAATAAAACAGCTGCAATTTGGTTTATATTTATCACCTTAATCATTGATATTACAGGGTGGGGAATTGTAATCCCAGTTGTGCCTAAATTAATAGAAGAATTGATTAATGGAGACGTAAGCGAAGCTTCTAAATATGGAGGTTGGCTTAGTTTTTTATATGCTTTCATGCAATTCCTTTTTGCGCCAGTTTTAGGTAATTTAAGTGACAATTATGGTAGAAGACCGGTTATTTTATTTTCACTTTTAGGATTTTCTATCAACTTTTTCATTCAAGCTTGGGCGCCAACCATTTTTTGGCTGTTTGTAGGTCGTATTTTTTCTGGAATTACGGGAGCAAGTATCACCACCGCTTCTGCTTATATAGCAGATATTTCAGATGATAGCAATCGTTCTAAAAACTTTGGAATGATAGGTGCGGCTTTTGGTTTAGGATTTATCATTGGTCCTGTAATTGGTGGTTTATTAGGACAATTCGGGTCTAGAGTGCCATTTTATGCCGCCGCTGTTTTATGTTTGGTGAATTTCGCTTACGGATATTTTATATTGCCAGAAAGTTTAGGAAAAGAACACAGAAGACCTTTTGAATGGAAAAGAGCCAATCCAGTAGGTTCATTATTAAAAGTAAGAACACATCCTGAAATTTTAAAACTTTTCATTGCTTGGTTTTTGGTGTATTTGGCGAGTCATGCGGTACAAACCAATTGGGCATATTTTACGATGTATAAATTTGCCTGGGACGAAAAAACAGTAGGGATTTCTCTCGGTGTGATGGGAGCTTTTACCGCTTTTGTTCAAGGATTTTTAATTAGAAAAGTTCACCCTAAATTGGGTAGCGAAAGAAGTATTTTATACGGAATTACGTTTTACTGTACAGGAATGTTGCTTTTTGCATTCGCTCAAAAAGAATGGATGATGTACGCTATTTTAGCCATTTATTGTTTAGGTGGAATTGCAGGGCCAGCTTTACAATCCGTTATTTCATCTAAAGTTTCCCCGAAAGAACAAGGGGATTTACAAGGTGCTTTAACAAGTGTCATCAGTATTACGTCTATTATTGGACCGCTTCTGATGACTCAGATTTTTTATTTTTTCACTCATCCAGATGCTAAAATTAAACTTTTAACTTTAGAATTGAAGCCTCCATTTCAGTTTTCTGGAGCGCCATTTTTCTTAGGATTTGTGTTAATGGCAGTGAGTGCTTATTTTGTTTATTACGTTTTTCACAGAAAAAAGTAA
- the secD gene encoding protein translocase subunit SecD: protein MQGKGLITIVAIVLGLICINELLPTWYANKIENEAKAIAGEDEAKYNKEIARLSKDTIHLGFTQLNYPEAKQKEMKLGLDLKGGINVLLEINQRDLVNDLTNYSTNPIVIEALDRADKVQKQSTKPYIEDFFTQFDLVNQEKKAGLKLASPEVFGTQKLSGQIKFNTTDDQVKSIIRSKIDASVGTAFEVIRTRIDKMGAVQPNVQRVPGTGRIAVEMPGIKDKDKVKKMLSTSAKLQFWEVQQINEVAPYLETLSKIVPAKADSLGVAKNTNLINMLQLNTLRQAGVGNIKLSDTSAINKILNSEIAIKLRPANLKFTKFMWAYKPDAADPDNLVLYAIRGNINQKAPVDGAVETARINYDNLGRIVVDMQMDTEGTRDWKTLTEKNVGKPVAVTLDNIVYTAPNVNEPIPSGRSQISGSFTQEEAKDLTDVLSAGKLPASAKVVQADVVGPSLGQESISAGLWSFFIAFLIIVAYIIFYYGGAGVYAIIAMIFNLFYLFGIMDSINATLTLPGIAGIVLTMAIAVDTNVIIYERTKEELFAGKSIKQAYTDGFKHALNAIVDGHLTSLLTALVLFIFGTGPIKGFAVTTGIGLIMTFFTSVLLSRVMIFHRLNKGKGLSVWTPITKNWFRNVWIDFIGKRKYSYVVSAILTVASLFSIFNYGFKTGVDFKGGRSYVVRFDKDVEATKAHESLAKVFVLNGESQAVDVKTFGNANQLKITTDYKIDDESIEADQDIEKKLFEGLKPFLSSKTTLADFKDAQGSELGIVSSSKVGPTVADDIKTGGTYAVLASLLGIFIYILFRFNKWQFSLGAVAALAHDAIIILGVFSFFKNIMPFNMEINQDFIAAILTVLGYSINDTVIVFDRIREYLKEKKSLTLAGLFDDSISSTLGRTFNTSITVLLVIMAIFFFGGDNLKGFMFALFLGIFFGTYSSVFIASALAYDFLKTGKEEAPHERTTTEK, encoded by the coding sequence ATGCAAGGAAAAGGACTTATTACGATTGTAGCGATTGTTCTTGGGCTTATTTGTATCAACGAGTTGTTGCCAACTTGGTATGCAAATAAAATAGAAAACGAAGCCAAAGCTATTGCTGGTGAAGACGAAGCAAAATATAATAAAGAAATTGCGCGTCTATCTAAAGATACCATCCATTTAGGATTCACTCAGCTGAACTATCCTGAAGCTAAGCAGAAAGAAATGAAGCTTGGTTTGGACTTAAAAGGTGGTATTAACGTTCTATTAGAAATTAACCAAAGAGATTTAGTAAATGATTTAACCAATTATTCTACTAATCCTATCGTTATAGAAGCGCTAGACAGAGCTGACAAAGTTCAGAAACAGTCTACAAAACCTTATATTGAAGATTTTTTCACTCAGTTTGACTTAGTTAATCAAGAGAAAAAAGCTGGTCTTAAATTGGCTAGCCCAGAAGTTTTTGGAACTCAAAAGTTAAGTGGTCAAATTAAATTCAATACTACAGATGATCAAGTAAAATCCATTATTAGAAGTAAAATTGATGCTTCTGTAGGAACTGCTTTCGAAGTAATTAGAACCAGAATTGATAAAATGGGAGCGGTACAACCAAACGTACAACGTGTTCCTGGTACTGGTAGAATTGCGGTAGAAATGCCAGGTATTAAAGATAAAGACAAAGTGAAAAAAATGCTTTCTACTTCTGCTAAATTGCAGTTCTGGGAAGTACAACAAATCAACGAAGTTGCTCCTTATCTAGAAACACTTTCTAAAATTGTTCCAGCAAAAGCAGATTCTCTTGGTGTTGCTAAAAACACTAATCTTATCAACATGCTTCAGTTGAATACATTGAGACAAGCTGGTGTAGGTAATATCAAGCTTTCTGATACTTCAGCAATAAACAAAATTCTGAATAGCGAAATTGCAATAAAACTAAGACCTGCAAACCTTAAATTTACTAAATTTATGTGGGCTTATAAGCCAGATGCTGCTGATCCAGATAATTTAGTTCTTTATGCTATCAGAGGTAATATCAATCAAAAAGCTCCAGTAGACGGTGCTGTAGAAACTGCTAGAATTAACTATGATAATCTTGGTAGAATTGTAGTAGACATGCAAATGGATACTGAAGGTACTAGAGACTGGAAAACACTTACTGAGAAAAACGTAGGAAAACCAGTTGCGGTAACTTTAGATAACATTGTTTACACAGCTCCAAATGTAAATGAACCAATTCCTTCTGGTAGATCTCAGATTTCTGGAAGTTTCACTCAAGAAGAAGCTAAAGACCTTACAGACGTATTAAGCGCAGGTAAATTACCAGCTTCTGCTAAAGTTGTTCAGGCAGATGTGGTAGGACCTTCTCTTGGTCAGGAATCTATTTCCGCAGGACTTTGGTCTTTCTTTATTGCATTCTTAATTATTGTAGCGTATATCATTTTCTACTACGGTGGCGCTGGTGTTTATGCGATTATAGCAATGATATTTAACCTATTCTACCTTTTCGGAATTATGGATTCTATCAATGCTACACTTACTCTTCCTGGTATTGCTGGTATTGTATTAACCATGGCAATTGCGGTAGACACAAACGTAATCATCTACGAAAGAACGAAAGAAGAATTATTTGCAGGTAAATCTATTAAACAAGCATATACAGACGGTTTCAAACATGCATTAAATGCAATTGTAGATGGTCACCTTACTTCGTTATTGACAGCATTAGTATTATTTATCTTTGGTACAGGACCTATTAAAGGTTTCGCAGTAACTACAGGTATTGGTCTTATCATGACTTTCTTTACTTCTGTATTGTTATCTAGAGTAATGATTTTCCATAGATTAAATAAAGGAAAAGGACTTTCTGTTTGGACTCCAATTACTAAAAATTGGTTCAGAAATGTTTGGATTGATTTCATTGGTAAAAGAAAATATTCTTACGTCGTTTCTGCTATTCTTACTGTTGCGAGTTTATTCTCCATTTTCAACTATGGTTTCAAAACTGGTGTAGACTTCAAAGGGGGTAGAAGTTATGTAGTAAGATTTGATAAAGATGTAGAGGCTACTAAAGCTCATGAATCTCTTGCTAAAGTATTCGTTTTAAATGGCGAATCTCAAGCGGTAGATGTTAAAACTTTTGGTAATGCAAACCAGTTGAAAATTACAACTGACTATAAAATTGATGATGAATCCATCGAAGCTGACCAAGATATTGAGAAAAAATTATTTGAAGGATTAAAACCTTTCCTTTCTTCTAAAACTACATTAGCAGATTTCAAAGACGCTCAAGGTTCAGAATTAGGAATTGTTTCTTCTTCTAAAGTAGGACCTACTGTAGCAGATGATATTAAGACAGGCGGTACTTATGCAGTATTAGCATCTTTATTAGGAATCTTCATTTATATCTTATTCAGATTTAACAAATGGCAGTTCTCTTTAGGTGCAGTAGCAGCATTAGCTCATGATGCCATTATCATTCTTGGGGTATTCTCATTCTTTAAAAATATCATGCCATTCAACATGGAGATTAACCAAGACTTTATCGCTGCGATTCTTACAGTACTCGGTTACTCGATAAATGATACCGTAATTGTATTCGACAGAATTAGAGAATACTTGAAAGAGAAGAAATCTCTTACTCTAGCAGGATTGTTTGATGACTCTATTTCTAGTACACTAGGTAGAACTTTCAATACATCTATTACTGTATTATTAGTAATTATGGCTATTTTCTTCTTCGGAGGAGATAACTTAAAAGGATTTATGTTCGCATTATTCTTAGGGATTTTCTTCGGAACTTATTCTTCCGTATTCATTGCATCTGCACTTGCATACGATTTCCTAAAAACAGGAAAAGAAGAAGCTCCACACGAAAGAACAACCACAGAAAAATAA
- the hemN gene encoding oxygen-independent coproporphyrinogen III oxidase: MNSLIDKYNIPGPRYTSYPTVPYWDNDGFTSEQWQKTVIQSFNESNAQEGISIYIHLPFCEQLCTFCACHKRITKQHSVETPYLESVLKEWNLYLNLFEEKPKLKELHLGGGTPTFFSPENLRILLEGIFSTVEIAENPEFSFEGHPNNTTKVHLQTLYDLGFRRCSFGVQDYDAKVQKAINRIQPFENVKNVTEWAREIGYKSVSHDLVFGLPHQTWDAMEFTIRKTLELKPDRLAFYSYAHVPWIKGVGQRGFDENDLPSGEEKRKLYENGKKLLEELGYIEVGMDHFSLEKDDLYQSLIHKKLHRNFMGYTSSNTQLMVGLGMSAISDSWYAFAQNEKSVEEYQKRVEEGIIPVVKGHILNEEDLKLRRHILNLMCQLETTFTPENSFEELPEALKKLQEMQEDGLVEISGNTVKITEKGRVFTRNVAMAFDLRMMRKMPETRLFSMTV; encoded by the coding sequence ATGAATTCACTTATCGATAAATATAATATTCCGGGACCTAGATATACTTCTTATCCTACTGTTCCTTACTGGGATAATGATGGTTTTACTTCTGAACAATGGCAAAAAACTGTTATTCAATCTTTCAACGAGAGCAATGCTCAAGAAGGAATTTCTATTTATATTCACCTTCCTTTTTGTGAGCAATTGTGTACTTTTTGTGCTTGTCATAAACGCATAACTAAACAACATTCTGTGGAAACACCTTATTTAGAAAGTGTTTTAAAAGAGTGGAATCTCTATCTGAATCTTTTTGAAGAAAAACCAAAGCTTAAAGAATTGCATCTCGGTGGAGGAACTCCTACCTTTTTCTCTCCAGAAAATTTGAGAATTTTACTAGAAGGAATTTTTAGCACCGTAGAAATTGCCGAAAATCCTGAATTTTCTTTTGAAGGTCACCCAAACAATACTACAAAAGTACATTTGCAAACTTTGTATGATTTAGGTTTCAGAAGATGTAGTTTCGGAGTGCAAGATTATGATGCAAAAGTTCAAAAAGCCATCAATAGAATTCAGCCTTTCGAAAATGTGAAAAACGTTACAGAATGGGCTAGAGAAATTGGTTATAAGAGTGTTTCTCACGATTTGGTTTTTGGTTTACCGCACCAAACTTGGGACGCGATGGAATTTACCATCAGAAAAACTTTGGAATTAAAACCAGACAGGCTTGCATTTTATTCTTACGCTCACGTTCCGTGGATAAAAGGAGTTGGTCAACGTGGATTTGACGAAAATGATTTGCCAAGTGGCGAAGAAAAACGAAAACTCTACGAAAACGGCAAAAAACTGTTAGAAGAATTAGGTTATATAGAAGTAGGAATGGACCATTTTTCACTCGAAAAAGATGATTTGTACCAATCTTTAATTCATAAAAAATTACACCGAAATTTCATGGGCTATACATCGAGTAATACTCAATTGATGGTTGGTTTAGGTATGTCTGCGATTTCGGATTCTTGGTATGCTTTTGCTCAAAACGAAAAATCGGTAGAAGAATATCAAAAAAGAGTAGAAGAAGGAATTATTCCTGTGGTGAAAGGTCATATTTTAAATGAAGAAGATTTAAAATTAAGAAGACATATTCTCAATTTAATGTGTCAGTTAGAAACCACTTTTACACCAGAAAATTCTTTTGAAGAATTACCAGAAGCATTGAAAAAGCTACAAGAAATGCAAGAAGATGGTCTGGTAGAAATTTCAGGAAATACCGTGAAAATTACTGAAAAAGGAAGAGTTTTCACTAGAAATGTTGCCATGGCTTTTGACTTAAGAATGATGAGAAAAATGCCGGAAACCAGATTGTTTTCGATGACGGTTTAA